Proteins co-encoded in one Prevotella sp. E13-27 genomic window:
- a CDS encoding ADP-ribosylglycohydrolase family protein: MDDRTKDKVFGALFGQAVGDALGMGAEFLDNKGVASKYPNGLRHYSDIKYSIMRKIHPGDYTDDTEMMECIVWSLNKEGHFDLMDIAQFFRRWLEYGPADVGIQTASVLRNPLYRTDPLEVSRSVWEKSGKSLAGNGGVMRTSVMGVLKGNVEEMAADVCRLTHYDPRCVGSCVIVSLVIHNLVYNDYVMSVEEVVQMGKKYDESIEEYVRLAANPDISVLRLDERGKTGYTLKTLSAALWALWHPTDFTNGLVAIVNEGGDADTNGAPAGAILGARFGYDTIPTEYTEGLNNYKDLKREFEKLLSIIQ; this comes from the coding sequence ATGGATGATAGAACAAAAGATAAAGTGTTCGGTGCATTGTTTGGCCAGGCAGTCGGCGATGCGTTGGGAATGGGTGCAGAGTTTCTTGATAATAAAGGTGTTGCTTCCAAATATCCCAATGGCCTTCGCCATTATAGTGATATCAAGTATAGCATTATGCGTAAAATCCATCCAGGAGATTATACAGACGATACCGAGATGATGGAATGCATTGTGTGGTCTTTGAACAAGGAGGGTCATTTCGACTTGATGGACATTGCTCAGTTCTTTCGACGTTGGCTTGAATATGGTCCAGCTGATGTAGGTATACAAACGGCATCGGTTCTGAGGAATCCACTTTATAGGACAGATCCTCTTGAGGTTTCAAGATCTGTTTGGGAGAAATCTGGTAAGAGTCTAGCAGGCAATGGTGGAGTAATGAGGACATCTGTAATGGGAGTTCTGAAAGGCAATGTGGAAGAAATGGCAGCAGATGTATGCAGACTGACACATTATGACCCTCGCTGTGTCGGGTCTTGTGTTATCGTTTCTTTAGTCATCCATAATCTTGTCTATAATGATTATGTAATGAGTGTGGAAGAAGTCGTGCAGATGGGAAAGAAGTACGATGAGAGTATTGAAGAGTACGTTAGGCTTGCCGCCAATCCTGATATTAGTGTTCTGCGACTTGATGAACGGGGCAAGACAGGATATACGTTGAAAACCCTTTCGGCAGCGTTATGGGCATTATGGCATCCAACGGACTTTACGAATGGTTTGGTTGCTATTGTCAACGAAGGAGGTGACGCAGATACCAATGGTGCCCCGGCTGGAGCAATTCTTGGTGCAAGATTCGGATATGACACAATTCCTACTGAATATACTGAGGGACTTAATAACTATAAGGACCTGAAGAGGGAATTCGAAAAACTTTTGTCGATAATCCAGTAA
- a CDS encoding WG repeat-containing protein, translated as MKKISAKIFFAVMWRGLCQALGWFFGLFGYKRDGKFAKCVWGLFATSCSIVMTLFALALLCCFGEGAYNRYFRNHYCDDEYCYHSEYVNRDIYFHNTEDGKGYIYNKRTGEKLIKHIAWIAKPTGKDSLICFSNGKKRGYFSKNTGKVVVAPKYDHAWIFSDGLARVDDGGQIKFIDATGKVVIDKNMPYIPNMEGYVFHGGYCVVDTDDGEKCGLMNASGNILLPMEYSYIYPSNDFKYWLVRKGEEYGVLDNELKPIVPLMECSSMYISDSIINVTMLDHSIRNYDMQGTLINDFYISSVRMLEYEEEEMVCRKKSVNEVGKEVVEIMAEFYHPKATARLRAYIAGDGFEGLMTADGHKVTMPLYWDIQALDHDLYLCSTKNGDKVIVNGKGEVVK; from the coding sequence ATGAAAAAGATTTCAGCAAAAATTTTCTTCGCGGTGATGTGGAGAGGCCTGTGTCAGGCATTAGGATGGTTCTTTGGGCTATTCGGTTACAAGAGAGACGGCAAGTTCGCCAAGTGCGTGTGGGGATTGTTCGCAACAAGTTGCAGCATAGTCATGACATTGTTTGCATTGGCTTTGCTCTGTTGCTTTGGTGAGGGTGCCTATAATCGATATTTCAGGAATCATTATTGTGATGATGAATATTGCTATCACTCTGAGTATGTCAATCGTGACATCTACTTCCATAATACGGAGGATGGTAAGGGGTATATCTACAACAAACGTACAGGCGAGAAACTAATAAAGCACATAGCGTGGATTGCCAAACCGACAGGTAAAGACTCTCTTATCTGCTTTAGCAATGGCAAGAAACGAGGATATTTCAGCAAGAATACAGGTAAGGTGGTAGTCGCACCGAAATATGACCATGCCTGGATATTCTCAGATGGTCTTGCCAGAGTAGATGATGGAGGTCAAATTAAGTTCATTGATGCAACAGGCAAAGTGGTTATTGACAAGAATATGCCTTACATCCCCAATATGGAAGGGTATGTGTTCCATGGCGGGTACTGTGTAGTAGATACGGACGACGGCGAAAAGTGCGGATTGATGAATGCTTCAGGTAATATTTTGCTTCCAATGGAATACAGCTATATTTACCCATCCAATGACTTTAAGTATTGGCTTGTTCGGAAAGGTGAGGAATATGGAGTGCTGGATAATGAGTTGAAGCCAATTGTTCCGCTTATGGAATGTAGTTCTATGTATATATCTGACAGTATCATCAACGTTACAATGTTGGATCATAGCATACGCAATTACGACATGCAGGGAACGCTCATTAACGACTTCTACATTAGCAGTGTTCGCATGTTGGAATATGAGGAAGAGGAGATGGTTTGTCGAAAGAAATCTGTGAATGAGGTAGGCAAAGAGGTTGTAGAAATAATGGCAGAGTTCTATCACCCTAAAGCAACAGCACGCCTCAGAGCATACATTGCTGGTGATGGCTTCGAAGGACTGATGACAGCAGACGGTCATAAGGTGACGATGCCTCTGTATTGGGATATACAAGCTCTTGACCATGACCTGTACCTCTGCTCTACAAAGAATGGGGATAAGGTTATTGTGAATGGTAAAGGGGAAGTTGTAAAATAG
- a CDS encoding glycoside hydrolase family 25 protein, translating to MKNRKNVLKDVCMLVCGLVIGAASAYCFGLRCDSAKDVKNSLVEKDYAQVYGIDVSYWQGYVNWDGLQLPCDEEGRVNGSIPVPHQQRPAQFSFIRATKGDSYIDPNYQRNYSEAKRLRIPCGSYHFLTDSVSGKAQAEQFLTHARLESGDLPPVLDVEIDSSAEITAAKEWLDIVEKECGVKAMIYTTTHIYNTRIVKDSIMRTRDLWLALPIGKNFGKPEMPNCKFWQFSQEGHVWGVIDNSVDLDMFMGSKQELEKYIEEKGIK from the coding sequence ATGAAAAATCGAAAAAATGTATTGAAGGATGTCTGCATGTTGGTATGTGGACTGGTTATCGGAGCAGCGTCAGCTTATTGCTTCGGATTGCGATGTGATAGCGCCAAGGATGTGAAGAACTCTCTGGTAGAAAAGGATTATGCACAGGTGTATGGAATAGATGTTTCTTATTGGCAAGGGTATGTCAACTGGGATGGCCTGCAATTGCCATGCGATGAGGAAGGTAGAGTGAATGGATCCATTCCTGTTCCGCACCAACAGAGACCTGCGCAGTTCTCGTTTATCCGTGCTACAAAAGGTGATAGCTACATAGATCCAAACTATCAGAGAAATTATTCTGAAGCTAAACGATTAAGAATCCCGTGCGGCTCTTACCATTTCCTTACTGATTCTGTATCTGGGAAAGCACAGGCTGAACAGTTCCTTACGCATGCTAGATTAGAATCTGGAGACTTGCCACCAGTGCTTGACGTAGAGATTGACTCATCTGCAGAGATAACAGCAGCAAAGGAATGGCTCGATATCGTAGAAAAGGAGTGTGGGGTGAAAGCCATGATATATACTACCACGCATATCTATAACACACGGATAGTGAAGGACTCTATAATGAGAACGCGTGATTTATGGCTGGCTCTCCCCATTGGGAAAAACTTTGGGAAACCGGAAATGCCCAACTGCAAGTTTTGGCAGTTCAGCCAAGAAGGACATGTATGGGGCGTGATTGATAATTCTGTGGACTTAGATATGTTTATGGGTTCAAAACAAGAGTTGGAAAAGTATATTGAAGAAAAAGGTATAAAATAG
- a CDS encoding CHASE2 domain-containing protein gives MKQKKIIIWSTVISIGMLVFSYWITNLQFPISGEKEVISIFEAIRGVVYDPSESVESGVLLIDVDYDKQLVTKTNEYGKPLGDAFPVTDRTKLVKLLDVLSKKNDYAYIILDIGFEEGEETDADSTLYATISKMERIVIPCNKMESLADTCLNTKAGLAYYNITPIESDFVKYPYFSKTKDGMFSSMPLKMYEDITKRHISSHGFLYTENGRLVRTSLVLNLDYIPYDAEWFNLGNDLLYGNAIDRLKTKKKYIIIGSSGMDMHATYRGRVPGAIINFNAYQALMNNHHVVSPTLAIILFISFFIFSYLILSRKKISESLAKRKLQKNKWLRLMQRMLVAFCSWMGFSLYLSVLCITTYVFLDEVYDIFVTSTVFYIINLIVKLSDNISYEK, from the coding sequence ATGAAACAGAAGAAGATAATTATTTGGTCTACTGTTATCTCGATAGGAATGCTCGTTTTTTCCTATTGGATAACAAACCTCCAATTTCCAATAAGTGGAGAAAAAGAAGTTATTAGTATATTTGAGGCAATTCGTGGGGTTGTATATGATCCGTCAGAAAGTGTTGAATCAGGGGTGTTATTAATAGACGTCGATTATGACAAACAATTGGTTACAAAAACTAACGAATATGGAAAACCACTAGGAGATGCCTTTCCTGTGACAGATCGCACAAAGTTAGTTAAATTGTTGGATGTGTTATCTAAAAAAAATGACTATGCATATATTATATTGGATATCGGTTTTGAAGAAGGTGAGGAAACAGATGCTGATAGTACACTTTATGCCACGATTAGTAAAATGGAGCGCATTGTTATTCCATGCAATAAAATGGAGTCATTAGCTGATACTTGTTTAAATACAAAAGCAGGATTGGCTTATTATAATATAACCCCCATAGAATCTGATTTTGTAAAATACCCATATTTTTCAAAAACAAAGGACGGCATGTTTTCAAGTATGCCCCTCAAAATGTATGAAGATATAACAAAAAGACACATAAGCAGCCATGGATTTCTGTATACAGAAAATGGAAGATTGGTTCGTACAAGCCTAGTTCTCAATTTGGATTATATACCATATGACGCAGAATGGTTTAATCTTGGTAATGACTTACTTTATGGAAATGCAATTGATAGGTTAAAGACCAAAAAAAAATATATAATTATTGGTTCTAGTGGGATGGATATGCACGCCACATATCGGGGGCGAGTGCCGGGAGCTATAATTAACTTCAATGCGTATCAGGCACTAATGAATAATCACCATGTTGTATCACCAACTTTAGCAATAATCTTATTCATATCATTTTTTATTTTCAGCTATCTAATTCTAAGTAGGAAAAAAATAAGCGAATCGTTAGCTAAGAGAAAATTACAGAAAAATAAGTGGCTTAGGCTAATGCAACGTATGCTTGTCGCATTCTGCTCATGGATGGGCTTCTCTTTATATCTTTCTGTTCTTTGTATTACAACTTATGTTTTCCTTGATGAAGTATATGACATCTTTGTTACTTCTACAGTGTTTTACATAATAAATCTTATTGTTAAATTATCAGATAATATAAGTTATGAGAAATAG
- a CDS encoding WG repeat-containing protein, with product MKTKTIQILLLLLVLCVPQNSYTQSVYHNEIPEMVFKYAGIDRVYRSRNTLYNWNGGVITKYLLYSFLGPYHDDLAFAQIGESFAFIDTKGKVVFDAIKYDGRIVQKVGKIGDFYEGLAAVRINGLFGFIDKQGVVQIPPKYVGVLAFQDGLAPAMNKNGKWGFIDRKGKTVIDFKYESVCTSFYEGFAGVKYKGEWGFLNKKTEKINPRMQGFESVKYFSEGMAAVRWNNSYGYIDLNGKRVIPSEFDEAYEFKGGLALVKKNNKWGVINKEGKIVLPIVYNEDDCLDIKYGIASVGSKDKTFFYFDRNGTAYHFKDVMSAFLKYAEDGDTLMQMRAASRYLLDGDFGNSKKWFQIAANKGNDNAKIMLLQWSKIESSVSTTLRGNVKTNNLANKGKSTTTQKRTALLIGNWDYYNYKKLRSPQTDVKNMYKILKQIGFDNPIVVRNANKTEMEESIRLFIEEAATADVALVYYSGHGFQINQDSYLLPYNYEEFPYNLINEKEIVAKLDRACVKSQDIIVKMDKIKCQNKFLIIDACRNNPFEGSKGADTGPLTVMKSEDNYGTCVYFATEEGAFAYDGGEGDASFFTKAFLEGLKKPGLGFSNLCDFINKQVIYESSKYKCKVQIPVVYGITPVKNFIFNNN from the coding sequence ATGAAAACAAAAACGATACAAATTCTTCTTTTATTATTAGTTTTGTGTGTGCCACAAAATTCATACACACAAAGTGTTTATCATAATGAAATACCTGAAATGGTTTTTAAATATGCTGGGATAGATAGGGTTTATCGTTCCAGAAATACTTTATACAACTGGAATGGAGGTGTTATAACGAAATATCTACTTTATAGTTTTTTGGGACCATATCACGACGATTTGGCTTTTGCTCAAATAGGAGAATCTTTTGCTTTTATTGACACAAAAGGTAAAGTTGTCTTTGATGCTATTAAATACGATGGGAGAATAGTTCAGAAAGTTGGTAAAATAGGTGATTTTTATGAAGGTTTAGCTGCAGTAAGAATTAATGGATTGTTTGGTTTTATTGACAAACAGGGTGTTGTGCAAATTCCTCCCAAATATGTTGGAGTTCTTGCCTTTCAAGATGGACTTGCACCAGCTATGAATAAAAATGGAAAATGGGGATTCATTGATAGGAAGGGAAAAACTGTCATTGATTTCAAATATGAAAGTGTTTGTACTTCATTTTATGAGGGCTTTGCAGGAGTAAAATATAAAGGAGAATGGGGCTTTTTAAATAAAAAGACAGAAAAAATAAATCCTCGAATGCAAGGTTTTGAATCAGTAAAGTATTTCTCGGAAGGCATGGCAGCCGTCCGTTGGAATAATAGTTACGGATATATTGATTTAAATGGGAAACGCGTTATTCCATCTGAATTTGATGAAGCGTATGAGTTTAAAGGAGGTTTAGCCTTGGTTAAAAAGAATAACAAATGGGGGGTAATCAATAAAGAAGGAAAAATAGTTTTACCAATTGTATATAATGAAGACGATTGCCTTGATATTAAATATGGAATTGCGTCTGTTGGTTCTAAAGATAAGACGTTTTTCTATTTTGATAGAAATGGGACTGCGTATCATTTTAAAGACGTCATGTCTGCATTTCTTAAATATGCGGAGGATGGAGACACATTAATGCAAATGAGGGCAGCTTCACGGTATCTTTTAGATGGTGATTTTGGCAATTCTAAAAAATGGTTTCAAATAGCAGCAAATAAGGGGAACGACAATGCGAAAATAATGTTGTTGCAATGGTCGAAGATTGAAAGTTCTGTTTCAACTACATTAAGAGGGAACGTCAAAACTAATAATTTGGCAAATAAAGGAAAATCAACAACAACTCAAAAGAGAACAGCATTGTTAATTGGTAATTGGGATTATTATAATTATAAAAAATTGAGGAGTCCACAAACAGATGTGAAGAATATGTACAAGATATTAAAGCAAATCGGATTTGACAATCCTATTGTGGTAAGAAATGCCAATAAAACAGAGATGGAAGAATCTATTCGTTTGTTTATCGAAGAAGCCGCTACTGCTGATGTCGCATTAGTCTATTATTCTGGACACGGATTTCAAATCAATCAAGATAGTTATTTACTACCTTATAACTATGAGGAATTTCCGTATAATTTAATCAATGAAAAAGAAATAGTAGCAAAACTAGATAGGGCGTGTGTAAAAAGTCAAGATATAATAGTAAAAATGGATAAAATTAAATGTCAAAATAAGTTCTTAATTATAGATGCCTGTCGTAACAATCCTTTTGAAGGTTCAAAAGGAGCAGATACTGGGCCTCTTACTGTAATGAAAAGTGAGGATAATTATGGAACCTGTGTGTATTTTGCGACTGAAGAAGGAGCATTCGCATATGATGGAGGAGAAGGAGATGCAAGCTTCTTCACCAAAGCTTTTTTGGAAGGATTGAAAAAACCAGGGTTAGGATTCTCCAATTTGTGTGATTTTATAAACAAACAAGTTATATATGAATCTTCAAAATATAAATGCAAAGTTCAGATTCCAGTTGTTTATGGAATAACACCAGTTAAAAATTTTATTTTCAACAACAACTAA
- a CDS encoding pentapeptide repeat-containing protein encodes MNESTFFAIATIVVGALAIVVPFAVYLVQQQSRNAQFFHECAKSLFSENPIEQSTAAILLRGFLKRPWWKFLYKPNYTKEAKNLMVELLRKPISVGLQKTIADGFSYAGNMKGQEIQYVNMLNALIKPEFRVKFESTENGFLKFIYRRRRLSMRKADFFHAVLQECSINNVDAKGAIFFCAILNRTSFKNCILEKANFVNSNVKKVRFDEDCKLEGACFDEAVGLDSATIGIAGDKDPHPILEYLDEKGVFHSEGVPEENRYKPRNKTINLFVSKLGILDSTQRKQFDSSIAALKKLGNVDIQKIEREQYQNVSQLTDVATHLERCDGCVILAFGYLNVVNGFIHKHVAGKDRKEIKNKLYSSPWLHVEAALANGRQMPCLIIYDKDLCRDGMFEGNIIDSDKNMRAFPYSDTMFAEDKIKIRQWFGLVQEYHYNKTKRDNKT; translated from the coding sequence ATGAATGAAAGTACTTTTTTTGCTATTGCCACTATAGTCGTAGGTGCATTGGCTATTGTAGTGCCTTTTGCTGTATATCTTGTGCAGCAACAATCACGTAACGCACAATTCTTCCATGAATGTGCGAAGTCTCTATTCTCTGAGAATCCAATAGAGCAGTCGACTGCTGCAATTCTATTGAGGGGCTTTCTAAAGAGACCATGGTGGAAGTTCCTGTACAAACCCAATTATACCAAGGAGGCAAAGAATCTAATGGTAGAACTGTTGCGTAAACCGATTTCTGTAGGGCTCCAGAAAACCATTGCAGACGGATTCTCGTATGCGGGTAATATGAAGGGGCAGGAAATACAATATGTGAATATGTTAAATGCCTTAATAAAGCCAGAATTCAGAGTGAAATTTGAATCAACTGAAAATGGATTCCTTAAATTTATTTATAGAAGAAGGCGTCTTTCTATGCGTAAGGCAGATTTCTTTCACGCTGTTCTTCAAGAATGTAGTATTAATAATGTTGATGCAAAAGGTGCTATCTTCTTTTGTGCAATTCTTAATCGTACATCTTTTAAAAATTGCATATTGGAAAAAGCTAATTTTGTGAACTCTAATGTTAAAAAGGTAAGATTTGATGAAGACTGCAAATTGGAAGGCGCATGTTTTGATGAGGCAGTGGGATTGGATTCTGCGACCATAGGAATTGCTGGTGACAAAGATCCTCATCCAATTCTTGAGTATTTGGATGAGAAAGGTGTTTTTCATTCTGAAGGCGTTCCTGAAGAAAACAGATATAAACCAAGAAACAAGACAATCAATCTTTTTGTAAGTAAACTTGGAATTCTTGATTCGACCCAAAGAAAACAATTCGACTCTTCAATTGCTGCCCTGAAGAAATTGGGCAACGTTGATATTCAGAAGATAGAAAGGGAACAATACCAAAATGTTTCACAATTGACAGATGTAGCAACGCATTTGGAGAGATGTGATGGTTGCGTTATATTAGCTTTTGGGTATTTAAATGTAGTCAATGGCTTTATTCATAAGCATGTAGCGGGCAAGGACCGGAAAGAGATTAAAAATAAATTATATTCATCTCCTTGGTTGCATGTTGAAGCAGCATTGGCAAATGGGAGACAGATGCCTTGTTTAATTATTTATGATAAAGACTTATGTCGAGATGGAATGTTTGAGGGTAATATTATTGATTCGGATAAGAATATGCGTGCATTTCCTTACTCTGATACTATGTTTGCTGAGGATAAAATCAAAATTAGACAATGGTTTGGATTAGTGCAAGAATATCATTATAATAAAACAAAAAGAGATAATAAAACTTGA
- a CDS encoding leucine-rich repeat domain-containing protein, protein MNKIFSRFFALIAFIFISSSAFAESFEVDGIYYEVDANNNAKVVKPSSGAYTGISYIIPSKVKYGNIIYNVTSIGSSAFHSCSKLKEIILPSSLNEIGDWSFVNCSELSPLVLPSSLEKIGMNAFQGCSALTEIVIPKSVKSIDSNPFVSCENLQILKVEAGNAVYDSRNDCNAILKGDELVAGCKSTVIPDGISKIGSSAFYALDIEGMVIPNSVVSIGSSAFHSCSKLKEIILPSSLNEIGDWSFVNCSELSPLVLPSSLEKIGMNAFQGCSALTEIVIPKSVKSIDSNPFVSCENLQILKVEAGNAVYDSRNDCNAILKGDELVAGCKSTVIPDGISKIGSSAFYALDIEGMVIPNSVVSIGSSAFHSCSKLKEIILPSSLNEIGDWSFVDCSELSKVTSLIVAPFEINSNVFMNISNNAALFVPENTKNDYMQYNGWTVNFLGIYEIHGEDIEWNFEVDGIYYEIDATNINNVKVTKPQEGKYSKNSYRIPAIVTKENGDKYNVVEIGNDAFSRCSTLQSITLPETVTCIGKSAFEQCSNLSSINLPNHLVIIDDEAFRSCSKVTSVVFPNTLKTIGRYAFYNTGLTSVSIPSSVYEIGSLAFNSCDNLSSITVESGNDVYNSKDDCNAIMKGTVLFIGCKNSTVPSGTTEIGNDAFSWCSTLQSITLPETVTCIGKSAFEQCSNLSSINLPNHLVIIDDEAFRSCRRISIIELPNTLDTIGSNAFYGCSDLVEIVSNMEAPFEIKDNVFGDYNNTIYSNATLYVPVGKVDMYKNLGGWKNFVKIQEIKPDPTPVIDGLTYVIHEKTKYAEIKSASSVDHIVIPTYVEYENVQYPVTRILDEAFMGNKMISLSIPGGISYVGQNVLKDCNQLAAILWNPSFKPSDEFVNHIANPNLLFYVAKKEYKPFGIRNVIVDNEIPDITLTDESIGNFYCPKAFTAANISYTHNFSLKTEKGKCQGWESIALPFDVTTYKTSSGDAIKPFKKAGTGEKLFWLRELTDDGLVEAEGIRANTPYIISMPNWEGYQDFYNITGYVAFSAQNARVEATDIHPIVSEAHRFYPAFQMLTKNDSIYALNQDDDNAPGSIFVKNSRDIRPFEAYFTTSGSAAARKVISISDLMEGTTAIANILTSSQRMYSNNGIIYIESTTNGNCNIYAVSGQLMRRVTLKQGTNTVEGLSKGIYIVNGQKIMVR, encoded by the coding sequence ATGAATAAGATATTTTCAAGATTTTTTGCCTTAATAGCCTTTATTTTTATATCTTCCTCAGCATTCGCAGAATCATTCGAGGTTGATGGCATATATTATGAGGTTGATGCAAATAATAATGCAAAAGTAGTAAAACCGTCATCGGGGGCTTATACAGGTATATCATACATAATACCATCTAAAGTGAAATATGGTAATATCATTTACAATGTTACTTCCATTGGCAGTAGTGCATTCCATAGTTGTTCAAAGCTCAAAGAGATTATATTACCTTCGTCGTTGAATGAAATAGGGGATTGGTCGTTTGTTAACTGTTCAGAATTATCACCTTTGGTTCTTCCTTCATCACTTGAGAAAATTGGTATGAATGCCTTTCAAGGATGTAGTGCTTTGACAGAGATTGTTATTCCGAAGTCAGTAAAAAGTATTGACTCAAATCCTTTTGTTAGTTGTGAGAATTTGCAGATATTAAAGGTTGAAGCAGGAAATGCAGTTTATGATTCCCGTAACGATTGTAATGCAATTCTTAAAGGAGATGAGCTTGTTGCAGGATGTAAGTCGACAGTGATTCCAGATGGAATCTCAAAAATCGGGAGTAGTGCTTTTTATGCTTTGGATATAGAAGGCATGGTGATTCCAAACTCTGTTGTGTCGATTGGCAGTAGTGCATTCCATAGTTGTTCAAAGCTCAAAGAGATTATATTACCTTCGTCGTTGAATGAAATAGGGGATTGGTCGTTTGTTAACTGTTCAGAATTATCACCTTTGGTTCTTCCTTCATCACTTGAGAAAATTGGTATGAATGCCTTTCAAGGATGTAGTGCTTTGACAGAGATTGTTATTCCGAAGTCAGTAAAAAGTATTGACTCAAATCCTTTTGTTAGTTGTGAGAATTTGCAGATATTAAAGGTTGAAGCAGGAAATGCAGTTTATGATTCCCGTAACGATTGTAATGCAATTCTTAAAGGAGATGAGCTTGTTGCAGGATGTAAGTCGACAGTGATTCCAGATGGAATCTCAAAAATCGGGAGTAGTGCTTTTTATGCTTTGGATATAGAAGGCATGGTGATTCCAAACTCTGTTGTGTCGATTGGCAGTAGTGCATTCCATAGTTGTTCAAAGCTCAAAGAGATTATATTACCTTCGTCGTTGAATGAAATAGGGGATTGGTCGTTTGTTGACTGTTCAGAATTATCAAAAGTAACGTCTCTGATTGTAGCTCCATTTGAGATAAATTCAAATGTTTTTATGAATATTTCCAATAATGCAGCTCTATTTGTACCAGAAAACACTAAAAACGATTATATGCAGTATAATGGATGGACAGTAAATTTTTTAGGTATATATGAAATTCATGGTGAAGATATAGAATGGAATTTCGAGGTCGACGGTATTTATTATGAAATAGATGCAACAAACATAAATAATGTCAAGGTTACAAAACCTCAAGAAGGAAAGTATTCAAAAAACTCATACAGAATTCCTGCAATTGTAACCAAAGAGAATGGGGATAAATATAATGTTGTTGAGATTGGTAATGATGCATTTTCTAGGTGCTCTACATTGCAATCTATTACATTGCCAGAAACAGTAACTTGCATTGGTAAAAGTGCTTTTGAACAATGTAGTAATCTTTCTTCTATTAATTTGCCTAACCACCTCGTTATAATTGATGATGAGGCTTTTAGAAGTTGTTCAAAAGTTACATCAGTCGTATTTCCTAACACACTGAAGACGATTGGCCGTTATGCATTTTATAATACGGGTTTAACAAGTGTTTCTATACCATCGTCTGTGTATGAGATAGGTTCATTAGCTTTTAATAGTTGTGATAATCTTTCTTCCATTACTGTAGAGAGTGGAAATGATGTTTATAATTCAAAGGATGACTGCAATGCAATTATGAAAGGGACAGTTCTTTTTATTGGATGTAAGAATTCTACAGTTCCTTCCGGTACTACTGAAATAGGTAATGATGCGTTTTCATGGTGCTCTACATTGCAATCTATTACATTGCCAGAAACAGTAACTTGCATTGGTAAAAGTGCTTTTGAACAATGTAGTAATCTTTCTTCTATTAATTTGCCTAACCACCTCGTTATAATTGATGATGAGGCTTTTAGAAGTTGTCGAAGAATATCGATTATAGAACTTCCCAATACGCTAGATACCATTGGAAGTAATGCTTTCTATGGTTGCTCAGACCTGGTAGAGATTGTTTCAAATATGGAAGCCCCTTTCGAGATTAAGGATAATGTTTTTGGTGATTATAATAATACTATCTACTCTAATGCTACTTTATATGTCCCTGTAGGGAAAGTTGACATGTATAAAAATTTAGGCGGTTGGAAGAACTTTGTAAAAATTCAAGAAATCAAGCCTGATCCAACTCCAGTGATAGATGGTCTCACCTACGTTATTCATGAAAAAACGAAATATGCTGAGATTAAGTCTGCGAGTTCCGTTGACCATATTGTGATACCAACCTATGTTGAATATGAGAATGTTCAATATCCAGTAACGAGGATTTTAGATGAAGCATTTATGGGAAACAAAATGATCTCTCTATCAATTCCAGGTGGCATTTCTTATGTTGGACAGAATGTGCTTAAAGATTGTAATCAGTTGGCTGCGATTCTATGGAATCCATCATTCAAACCATCTGATGAGTTCGTGAACCATATTGCTAATCCTAACTTGTTGTTCTATGTCGCTAAAAAAGAGTATAAGCCATTTGGCATAAGAAATGTTATTGTTGATAACGAGATCCCAGATATCACTCTGACGGATGAGAGCATAGGCAATTTCTATTGTCCCAAAGCATTTACGGCTGCCAATATCTCTTATACACATAATTTCAGCTTGAAAACAGAAAAAGGTAAATGTCAAGGATGGGAATCCATTGCTTTGCCATTTGATGTTACTACATATAAAACGTCAAGTGGCGATGCTATAAAGCCATTTAAGAAAGCTGGTACAGGAGAAAAACTATTTTGGCTTCGTGAACTGACAGATGATGGGTTGGTTGAAGCAGAAGGTATCAGAGCTAATACTCCTTATATCATCAGTATGCCTAATTGGGAGGGTTATCAAGACTTTTATAACATTACTGGCTATGTTGCATTTTCTGCTCAGAATGCAAGGGTTGAGGCTACAGATATTCATCCCATTGTATCTGAGGCACATCGTTTCTATCCAGCCTTCCAGATGCTAACAAAGAATGATAGTATTTATGCTCTAAATCAAGATGATGATAATGCCCCAGGAAGCATTTTCGTTAAAAACTCTAGAGATATTCGTCCATTCGAGGCGTACTTTACGACATCGGGTAGCGCAGCAGCAAGAAAGGTTATTTCTATATCTGATCTTATGGAGGGAACTACAGCTATTGCGAATATTCTTACTTCATCGCAGCGAATGTACTCCAACAACGGCATTATCTATATCGAGAGCACAACAAACGGTAACTGTAATATCTATGCTGTTAGTGGTCAACTGATGAGAAGGGTGACACTGAAGCAGGGTACGAATACTGTTGAGGGACTCTCGAAGGGAATCTATATCGTGAATGGACAGAAGATTATGGTGAGATAA